Genomic window (bacterium):
GGATTCCCGATTTTGCCGCTGTGGACGAGAGCGTGACGCTGGCGCGGCTGGCCGGCCATGCCAAATGGGCGTCTCTGGCCAATGGTCTGTTGCGTGGTTACCTACGTCAATCAAACAAGATCGTTTTTCCGGACGCCAAAGCGGAACCGGAGCGGTTTTTATCTGTCGTCTATTCACATCCGCTCTGGTTGGTCAAAATGTGGGTGCGCCAGTTCGGCTTTGATCAGACCGAGCTTTTGTGCCAAGCTGACAACCAACCGGCCCCACTGTCCCTGCGGGTCAACCTACTTTTAATTTCTTCTCAGCGCTTTGCCCAAGAGCTGACGCAGCGGGGGATCGGTTTCCAGCGATCGATAGTGCCTGATTTTTTTACAATCCACGACCTGCCCTATCCGCTTCAAATCGCTTTTTTAACCAAAGGGTGGGTGACCGTACAGGATGAAAGCGCTGGATTGCCGAATCTTTTATTTCGTGGACAAGCCGGTCAGGTTTTGCTGGATCTCTGCGCCGCTCCGGGAGGAAAATGCGGACATATGGCTGAGCGCAGCGGTGATCGATGTCCCGTGATCGCCATGGACCTGCAGCCGGGGCGGACGCGGCTGATTCGTTCGCTGGTAACCAGATTGGGATTGCGTTCCGTGCAGGTCGTCACAGCCAATGCCCTGCAGGCGCCGCTTCGTTCAGCGGATGTTGTTTTGTTGGATGCTCCCTGCTCAGGCCTCGGCGTGCTGCGGCGAAAACCGGATCTGCGCTGGCGACGCCGACTGGCGGACATCGCACTGTTGCTCCAGCTGCAAAAAAAGTTGTTACATCAAGCAGCAGGCTTGGTGGCAAAAAATGGTGTACTGGTCTACAGCACTTGCACGATCCATCCGCCGGAGAATCAGGAGATGA
Coding sequences:
- the rsmB gene encoding 16S rRNA (cytosine(967)-C(5))-methyltransferase RsmB is translated as IPDFAAVDESVTLARLAGHAKWASLANGLLRGYLRQSNKIVFPDAKAEPERFLSVVYSHPLWLVKMWVRQFGFDQTELLCQADNQPAPLSLRVNLLLISSQRFAQELTQRGIGFQRSIVPDFFTIHDLPYPLQIAFLTKGWVTVQDESAGLPNLLFRGQAGQVLLDLCAAPGGKCGHMAERSGDRCPVIAMDLQPGRTRLIRSLVTRLGLRSVQVVTANALQAPLRSADVVLLDAPCSGLGVLRRKPDLRWRRRLADIALLLQLQKKLLHQAAGLVAKNGVLVYSTCTIHPPENQEMIAWFLHAHPGWALQRAEETEVPASCVSADGFVETWPHRHGMDGSFAAKLQKL